CGCTGGCCCGGCCGATGACCGTCGTCGCGGGCGACGTGCCCGCCGACGCGATCGTCTCCGGCCCGGACTGCGCCGTCGTCGGCTCGCGCTTCGCCGGACGCCGCTGACGCGCTCGTCCTCCGCGCCCCCGGCGCGCCCCGCGCCCCGTGCGCTCCCCGCTCCGCCGTCGACCGCACCTGCCGTCGGCGCCGCCCCGAACGAAGGCTCCACCATGAACGGACTCCTGCTCGATCCCTCCATCTCGTCGGCCAACATCGGCGACCAGATCATCCGCGAGAACGTCCTCCGGGCGCTCGACGGCGTGGTGCCGATCTCCGGCAGCCTGCCCACGCAGACGCGCCTGACGCGCAGCCAGCGCCGGACCGCCGCCGACGCCGAGCTGGCGATCGTGGGCGGCACGAACCTCCTCTCCTCGAACATGCCCTGGTACCGCCAGTGGAAGCTCGACCCGATCGTGGCGCGCAGCCTCAAGCACAAGGTCGTCCTGCTCGGCGTCGGCTGGTGGCAGTACCAGGACGAGCCGAACCGCTACACGACGCGCATGCTCAAGGAGGTCCTCGCCCCCGACCTCGTGCACTCCGTCCGCGACGAGTACACCAAGGTGCGCCTCGAGCGGATGGGCTTCCACGTCGTGAACACCGCGTGCCCGACCATGTGGGGCCTCGACCGGCACAACGGCGTCGAGAGCCCGCGTCCCGCGCAGGCGATCCTGACGCTCACCGACTACAACCGCGACGTCGCCGAGGACGAGTGGCTCATCGCCCTCGCCGCCGAGCACTACGAGCGCGTCGTCATCTGGCCGCAGTCGATCCGCGACGCCGCCTACGCGCGCACCCTGCAGGGCGACTTCACGACCGCGGAGCCGACGCTCGCCGCGTACGACGCGCTGCTGGCCGCCGGCGACTCCGACTACATCGGCACGCGCCTCCACGGCGGCGTCCGCGCGCTCGAGACGGGGGCGTGGGGCGTCATCGTCGCCGTCGACAACCGGGCGCTGGAGATCAGCCGCGACACCGGCCTCC
This genomic interval from Clavibacter michiganensis contains the following:
- a CDS encoding polysaccharide pyruvyl transferase family protein is translated as MNGLLLDPSISSANIGDQIIRENVLRALDGVVPISGSLPTQTRLTRSQRRTAADAELAIVGGTNLLSSNMPWYRQWKLDPIVARSLKHKVVLLGVGWWQYQDEPNRYTTRMLKEVLAPDLVHSVRDEYTKVRLERMGFHVVNTACPTMWGLDRHNGVESPRPAQAILTLTDYNRDVAEDEWLIALAAEHYERVVIWPQSIRDAAYARTLQGDFTTAEPTLAAYDALLAAGDSDYIGTRLHGGVRALETGAWGVIVAVDNRALEISRDTGLPVHARGERDAIRATVERRAPLDVRLPYDQITAWKAQLPVAG